In the genome of Actinomadura graeca, one region contains:
- a CDS encoding glycosyltransferase yields the protein MSEPQAGLAPGEDTTTHIPRTSLGPAGLRVVQRVVMPVDRDLDVLALYVEGEIGRGAEALAAEAAAEDGIAAADVVGRRSVVVPVGGRASFATYFNAFPASYWRRWTNVDEVVLRVRMRGQASVIVYRSSAKGHVQRVASVRIDSDVPREETFRLTLGPFIDGGWYWMDVLAGEQDAVLERADWCVDPARTGPVRQGRVSLGITTFDRPGFCVDQLLALGGAPEVLDVVDDVFVIDQGTRRVRDDAGYERAARGLGRRLRLIEQPNLGGSGGFSRAMDETLRAGTSDYVLLLDDDVVTETEGVLRAVAFADHARTPTIVGGHMFNLFARSQLHAYGETIGRYRWWWEEAPHTRREHDFALPPDTNPSPRLRKSRGGLRETKWLHRRVDVDYNGWWMCLIPVDVMRKVGLSMPMFIKWDDAEYCVRAGAAGFPTVSLPGMAAWHVPWQDKDDGIDWQAYFHERNRLVTALAHSPYERGGNLVKESFIVSVKHALSMQYSTAELMLSAIEDVLGGPGHMHAGIARKLPEIMALRAEFPDARNRASHEEFPQVRRTRPPKRGRGFKPPRGTVNVLAGAMLGTLRQLRPVDPAGRDNPQVVVPHIDRHWGLLSQVDSALVSSADGTKVAWYQRDPERFRSLLRRTSLLHARLSREWPELSRRYRDAMDELTSPEAWRATFDAAASEATSVPTSAPGGGAVGEGAESAGAGAGAAGAGAGEPDGG from the coding sequence GTGAGCGAGCCGCAGGCGGGACTCGCCCCCGGTGAGGACACGACCACCCACATCCCCCGCACCAGCCTGGGGCCCGCCGGGTTGCGCGTCGTCCAGCGCGTGGTGATGCCCGTCGACCGCGACCTCGACGTCCTCGCGCTGTACGTCGAGGGGGAGATCGGCCGCGGCGCCGAGGCCCTCGCCGCCGAGGCCGCCGCCGAGGACGGCATCGCCGCCGCCGACGTCGTCGGACGGCGCAGCGTCGTCGTCCCGGTCGGCGGGCGGGCCTCGTTCGCGACGTACTTCAACGCGTTCCCGGCGAGCTACTGGCGGCGCTGGACGAATGTGGACGAGGTCGTCCTGCGGGTCCGGATGCGCGGCCAGGCCAGCGTGATCGTCTACCGGTCCAGCGCGAAGGGGCACGTGCAGCGCGTGGCGTCCGTGCGGATCGACTCCGACGTCCCGCGCGAGGAGACGTTCCGGCTGACGCTGGGCCCGTTCATCGACGGCGGCTGGTACTGGATGGACGTCCTCGCGGGCGAGCAGGACGCCGTCCTGGAGCGCGCGGACTGGTGCGTCGACCCGGCCCGGACGGGCCCGGTCCGCCAGGGGCGGGTCAGCCTCGGCATCACGACGTTCGACCGGCCGGGCTTCTGCGTCGACCAGCTCCTCGCCCTGGGCGGCGCGCCCGAGGTGCTGGACGTCGTGGACGACGTCTTCGTCATCGACCAGGGCACCCGGCGCGTCCGCGACGACGCGGGCTACGAGCGCGCCGCACGCGGGCTCGGCCGCAGGCTCCGGCTCATCGAGCAGCCGAACCTCGGCGGGTCCGGCGGCTTCTCCCGCGCGATGGACGAGACGCTCAGGGCCGGGACCAGCGACTACGTCCTGCTGCTGGACGACGACGTGGTCACCGAGACCGAGGGCGTGCTGCGCGCGGTCGCGTTCGCCGACCACGCCCGGACGCCCACGATCGTCGGCGGGCACATGTTCAACCTGTTCGCCCGGTCGCAGCTGCACGCCTACGGCGAGACCATCGGGCGGTACCGGTGGTGGTGGGAGGAGGCGCCGCACACCAGGCGCGAGCACGACTTCGCCCTCCCGCCCGACACCAACCCGAGTCCCCGCCTGCGCAAGAGCCGGGGCGGCCTGCGCGAGACGAAGTGGCTGCACCGCCGCGTGGACGTCGACTACAACGGCTGGTGGATGTGCCTCATCCCGGTCGACGTGATGCGCAAGGTCGGGCTGTCGATGCCCATGTTCATCAAATGGGACGACGCCGAGTACTGCGTGCGCGCGGGTGCGGCCGGGTTCCCGACCGTGTCGCTGCCCGGCATGGCCGCCTGGCATGTGCCGTGGCAGGACAAGGACGACGGCATCGACTGGCAGGCGTACTTCCACGAGCGGAACCGGCTCGTCACGGCGCTGGCGCACTCGCCGTACGAGCGCGGCGGCAACCTCGTCAAGGAGAGCTTCATCGTCTCGGTGAAGCACGCCCTGTCCATGCAGTACTCCACCGCCGAGCTGATGCTGTCGGCGATCGAGGACGTCCTCGGCGGGCCGGGCCACATGCACGCCGGGATCGCCCGGAAGCTGCCGGAGATCATGGCGTTGCGGGCGGAATTCCCGGACGCGCGGAACCGCGCGAGCCACGAGGAGTTCCCGCAGGTGCGGCGGACCAGGCCCCCCAAGCGGGGACGGGGCTTCAAGCCGCCGCGCGGCACGGTGAACGTACTGGCCGGCGCGATGCTCGGCACCCTGCGCCAGCTCCGGCCGGTGGACCCGGCCGGGCGCGACAACCCGCAGGTCGTGGTGCCGCACATCGACCGGCACTGGGGACTGCTCTCCCAGGTGGACAGCGCGCTGGTCTCCTCGGCCGACGGCACGAAGGTCGCCTGGTACCAGCGCGATCCCGAGCGGTTCAGGAGCCTGCTCAGGCGGACGTCGCTGCTGCACGCGCGGCTCAGCCGGGAGTGGCCCGAGCTGAGCCG